From Vibrio maritimus, one genomic window encodes:
- a CDS encoding H-NS family nucleoid-associated regulatory protein has translation MTEIIQQLTNQRRAKSLLKHATQHQIKRILDNIVSIKEEKEHEAQKQAEHEQQERQALEEMREEILNKGLDFDKLVSLMKPQRKAKKRKSTGTKGTPKTYRYGDNKTWNGEGDVPEEMQKMLDEGLELADFLQPE, from the coding sequence ATGACCGAAATCATCCAGCAACTAACCAACCAAAGACGAGCAAAGTCATTACTAAAACACGCCACTCAACATCAAATTAAACGGATACTGGATAACATAGTTTCCATAAAAGAAGAGAAAGAGCACGAAGCCCAAAAGCAAGCTGAACACGAACAACAAGAGCGCCAAGCGCTCGAAGAAATGCGCGAGGAAATCCTCAATAAAGGGCTCGACTTTGACAAGCTTGTTAGCTTAATGAAGCCTCAAAGAAAAGCCAAAAAACGCAAGTCTACAGGCACAAAAGGCACACCAAAAACCTACCGTTACGGTGACAACAAAACATGGAATGGCGAAGGAGACGTCCCCGAAGAAATGCAAAAGATGCTGGATGAAGGATTGGAACTCGCCGATTTTTTGCAGCCAGAGTGA
- a CDS encoding TraM recognition domain-containing protein — translation MLDRIEYQLYLVALNILSTLYVFTYYFGIILSFLSGLIMPILHFNKPEREEQDTVVRRLFIASAFVLFIFGTLSNWTVPALIDLTKEMYGVSPQAVHYPLSQWLLIPVFIAGIVSHIYLRRTYTPMLNQLKLRFTKRTKAERETRTDVRSVKELLPETTEYDPLQYIDLKKGIFVGLDTQRNPQYIPTEKFRKQHADIIGTTGAGKGVASGLILYQLIKADEGVFVLDPKDDEFAPHLMRKACEDAGKPFYLIDLRKETPQLDLLAGATPDQIEELLVAGFSFAEKGDIADFYRIDDRKAARKAPLEASDDERKTLRGIFHSNYVQGLQDTVKAFFGKMEEMSFVEAINAKDGLDLRTIFDKGGCCYIIGSMRNSKILIAQKMLLIRLFQIAETRDRVNTTPRPIAIFLDELKYHISKPAMEGLGAARDKGVHLLLAHQSVADLRDCPADLNGDAVVGAVVENTKFKLVYKLQDPETADWIAKMSGIILVDDETRYIETDASLSEVVESKRNIRQAERQYVDTNMLLNLPPFVSYIFTESDTPKPSLISPIKVIKSELQVHQITQEDNAAVVTPVQQEAEQDIEATEPKNDSPLRQQTQETSSQDRESQEDAAPENGSPNTEEPTPTPSIHSDKKGLGLTENENTNSGDHKAHTQEENMTATLSNSPLDPLTKEATNDNAKKQTPQKTYTQTKPTLSEEDMIKKFNQSMKEFDDADAL, via the coding sequence ATGCTCGATCGCATCGAATATCAGCTCTATCTCGTGGCGTTGAATATCCTTTCAACGCTCTATGTTTTTACCTATTACTTTGGGATCATTCTCAGTTTTCTCTCGGGATTGATCATGCCTATTTTGCACTTCAACAAACCCGAGAGAGAAGAACAAGATACCGTTGTGCGACGACTGTTTATTGCCTCGGCATTCGTGCTTTTTATCTTTGGTACGCTCTCGAACTGGACCGTTCCTGCACTGATTGATCTTACGAAAGAGATGTATGGCGTCTCGCCACAAGCCGTACATTATCCCCTTTCTCAATGGTTACTCATCCCTGTCTTTATTGCTGGCATCGTGAGTCATATTTACCTTCGCCGTACTTACACTCCAATGCTGAATCAACTCAAGTTACGCTTCACTAAACGCACCAAAGCAGAGCGCGAAACTCGCACCGATGTTCGTAGCGTAAAAGAATTATTACCAGAAACTACAGAGTACGATCCTCTGCAATACATTGATCTTAAAAAAGGGATATTTGTAGGGTTGGACACTCAGCGAAACCCTCAATACATCCCAACAGAAAAATTCAGAAAACAGCACGCAGATATCATCGGTACTACCGGTGCTGGCAAAGGGGTGGCCTCTGGACTTATTCTTTACCAGTTGATCAAGGCAGACGAAGGCGTATTTGTTCTTGATCCAAAAGACGACGAGTTTGCGCCTCATTTAATGCGCAAAGCCTGTGAAGATGCGGGAAAACCGTTTTACTTAATCGACCTTCGCAAAGAAACACCTCAACTGGACTTACTGGCCGGCGCAACCCCAGACCAAATAGAGGAATTATTGGTCGCAGGATTTAGCTTTGCTGAAAAAGGGGATATAGCGGACTTCTATCGAATTGATGACCGAAAGGCGGCAAGGAAAGCGCCTTTGGAAGCAAGCGACGACGAAAGAAAAACTCTGCGTGGGATCTTCCATTCAAATTACGTTCAAGGGTTACAAGACACCGTGAAAGCCTTTTTTGGAAAGATGGAAGAAATGTCTTTCGTCGAAGCCATTAACGCTAAAGACGGTCTCGACTTGCGCACCATATTCGATAAGGGTGGGTGCTGTTACATCATTGGCAGTATGCGCAACTCGAAGATCTTGATCGCGCAAAAAATGTTACTCATTCGACTGTTTCAAATTGCCGAAACCCGCGATCGTGTCAATACAACACCAAGACCCATTGCGATTTTTTTGGATGAATTGAAATACCATATTTCCAAACCGGCTATGGAAGGATTGGGAGCCGCCAGGGATAAAGGCGTGCATTTGTTACTGGCACACCAATCCGTTGCCGACTTGCGTGATTGCCCTGCGGATTTGAACGGCGACGCCGTCGTTGGCGCCGTCGTTGAAAACACCAAGTTCAAATTGGTGTATAAACTTCAAGATCCAGAAACCGCCGATTGGATTGCGAAAATGTCGGGGATTATTTTAGTCGATGATGAAACCCGTTACATTGAGACAGACGCGTCATTATCCGAAGTGGTGGAATCAAAGCGCAACATTCGACAAGCAGAGCGGCAATATGTGGATACCAATATGTTGCTGAACTTACCGCCCTTTGTCAGTTACATCTTTACCGAATCAGACACCCCGAAACCGTCTTTGATCTCCCCTATCAAAGTCATAAAATCTGAGTTACAGGTACATCAAATTACTCAAGAAGACAACGCGGCTGTCGTCACGCCAGTTCAGCAAGAAGCTGAACAAGACATCGAAGCTACTGAGCCGAAAAACGACTCTCCATTGCGGCAACAAACACAAGAAACATCATCACAAGACCGTGAATCTCAAGAAGATGCTGCACCAGAAAATGGTTCACCCAATACCGAAGAGCCAACACCTACCCCCTCCATTCATTCAGATAAGAAAGGATTGGGACTCACTGAGAACGAAAACACGAACTCAGGGGATCACAAAGCACACACCCAAGAAGAAAACATGACGGCAACCTTGTCAAACTCGCCGCTAGACCCCTTAACGAAGGAAGCGACAAATGACAACGCTAAAAAACAAACTCCCCAAAAAACGTACACTCAAACAAAACCAACACTGAGTGAAGAAGACATGATCAAAAAATTCAATCAATCCATGAAGGAATTCGACGATGCTGACGCTCTCTAA
- the mobC gene encoding MobC family replication-relaxation protein produces MAKLLHIEDAKRRGKEKRQLILNFLSMEGYSNLSNLLLLLNTQKQNIYSLLKKLVKQGVVQKHTLKFESGDIALWGITEQGLGECDYDENSPPVMQAFEPSRVKFTTLNHMLMNQRVYLTLSKQDWHSWQNGDRQVFKDKYDVEHRPDAVFTTPTGVNYAIETELTLKTPTRYRSILKSHIVAYNKGYWQGAVYVVKDDNFKKHLNRRFDNVKYIAFDESRQPFEHYRNDHFIILTLEGLKNLQVTR; encoded by the coding sequence ATGGCTAAACTTTTGCACATTGAGGATGCAAAACGAAGAGGCAAAGAAAAACGCCAGTTGATATTGAATTTTTTAAGCATGGAAGGGTATTCGAATTTAAGCAATCTCTTATTACTTTTGAACACTCAAAAGCAAAATATTTACAGCTTACTCAAAAAACTTGTAAAGCAAGGGGTTGTTCAAAAACACACCTTAAAATTTGAGTCAGGCGATATTGCATTATGGGGGATCACCGAACAAGGATTAGGGGAATGTGATTATGATGAAAACAGCCCTCCAGTCATGCAAGCATTTGAACCCTCACGCGTTAAATTTACCACGCTTAACCACATGCTGATGAACCAACGAGTCTACCTAACGCTCTCTAAACAGGATTGGCACAGTTGGCAAAACGGTGACCGTCAAGTATTCAAAGATAAATACGACGTCGAGCATCGTCCTGATGCTGTTTTCACCACGCCTACTGGTGTCAATTACGCCATTGAAACGGAATTGACGTTAAAAACTCCTACTCGCTATCGCTCAATTTTGAAAAGTCATATCGTGGCGTACAACAAAGGCTACTGGCAAGGCGCCGTGTATGTGGTCAAAGACGACAATTTTAAAAAGCACCTCAATCGACGTTTCGATAACGTGAAATACATCGCCTTTGATGAATCAAGGCAACCGTTTGAGCACTACCGGAACGATCATTTCATCATTCTGACACTCGAAGGGTTAAAAAACCTGCAAGTCACTCGATAA
- a CDS encoding DNA topoisomerase, whose protein sequence is MRVFIAEKPSLATAIFKGLGGNPDTEKKHGYYQKGSDIVTWCFGHLLALFDPEDYDESLKRWTLDSLPIKTPYPPAFKPRQDSKKQLGIVLDWVKKADRIVHAGDPDPEGCLLIDEILMYAGNTKPVERLLIADLNDKPVKKALANMRPNAEFLPLTQKAMARALADQSFGYNLTRSYTLKAREKGFDSVLNIGRVISALIGMVNERTLANQNHQKQTYFELYGTFQFGHQTVKGKLQPNEHLFLDEDNRLIDGAQAHSIKIADTGAEGTIKHVETKKEVRQPPMPFNLSKLQIEASKRWGYKPKDTLDIVQALYEKHKLLTYPRSDNQYLSDAHLEAAPDILNAIKATMPNLTSQLHGAALSSTHKAFNASKIEAHHAIIPTEKQGDASALSEKEQRIYELVAKHFIALFYPESIREKTTVDVGCVMSRIYRATQSTLLTQGWEVLFKGEHQDKPNAQLGDLTTLSKDETGPCDAVDVIEKDTKPPKLFDDASLLKAMTEAAKFVKDAALRKQLEAKDKNTRGENGSIGTEATRSGHIEKLRSLKHLIQVGKEKGYKNPVFKTTEAGQEFCALLPPEIIMPDISAIWEGDFDLIAKQEYDLERFIAAVDKYIEHRVEHVKEHGVPITIREGITCPTCQQGRLLKRNAKNGAFWACNRYPDCKTTFPNDNGKPNLNPKPKQNNGTMREDEACGQCGKPLIQRPTKKPGNFWWGCSGFPSCKVRYFDKDGRPDRDKGEL, encoded by the coding sequence ATGCGCGTATTTATTGCTGAAAAACCCTCACTCGCTACCGCCATTTTTAAAGGACTGGGCGGCAACCCCGACACAGAAAAGAAACACGGCTATTACCAAAAAGGCAGTGACATTGTCACATGGTGTTTCGGGCACTTACTGGCATTGTTCGATCCCGAAGACTACGACGAAAGCCTTAAACGCTGGACTTTGGACAGCTTACCCATCAAAACGCCTTACCCTCCGGCATTCAAACCTCGCCAAGACTCAAAAAAGCAATTGGGGATTGTGCTCGATTGGGTCAAAAAAGCTGACCGCATTGTCCATGCGGGCGACCCCGACCCTGAAGGATGCTTGTTGATTGATGAGATCTTGATGTACGCGGGCAACACCAAACCCGTTGAGCGACTATTAATCGCCGACTTAAACGATAAGCCAGTGAAAAAAGCCCTCGCCAACATGCGCCCCAATGCTGAGTTTTTGCCATTAACGCAAAAAGCCATGGCCAGAGCGTTGGCCGATCAGTCTTTTGGCTATAACCTTACTCGCTCTTATACCCTAAAAGCTCGTGAAAAAGGCTTTGATAGTGTGCTCAATATCGGTCGAGTCATCAGCGCCTTAATCGGTATGGTCAATGAACGAACCTTAGCAAACCAGAACCACCAAAAACAAACCTACTTTGAGTTATACGGGACGTTCCAGTTTGGCCACCAAACGGTAAAAGGCAAACTGCAACCTAATGAACACCTATTTTTAGACGAAGACAATCGCTTAATTGATGGAGCGCAAGCCCATTCCATCAAAATCGCTGACACAGGAGCCGAAGGGACCATTAAGCACGTCGAAACAAAAAAAGAGGTGCGTCAGCCACCTATGCCGTTTAATCTCTCCAAGCTGCAAATTGAAGCTTCAAAACGATGGGGTTATAAACCCAAAGACACCCTCGACATTGTTCAGGCTTTGTACGAGAAGCACAAGCTACTCACTTATCCACGAAGTGATAACCAATACCTCAGTGACGCCCACCTAGAGGCGGCTCCTGACATTCTCAATGCGATCAAAGCCACGATGCCTAACCTTACCTCACAGTTACATGGCGCAGCCCTTAGTTCGACGCATAAAGCGTTTAACGCCTCTAAAATCGAAGCGCACCACGCCATTATCCCAACGGAAAAACAAGGTGATGCGTCAGCGCTGTCTGAAAAAGAGCAGCGTATTTATGAACTGGTCGCCAAGCACTTCATCGCGTTGTTCTATCCTGAATCCATCAGAGAAAAGACCACCGTCGATGTGGGCTGCGTCATGAGCCGTATCTATCGCGCCACGCAATCCACATTGCTCACTCAAGGTTGGGAAGTCCTCTTTAAAGGCGAACACCAGGACAAGCCCAATGCGCAGCTAGGGGATTTAACCACGCTGTCAAAAGACGAGACAGGACCTTGTGACGCGGTCGATGTCATCGAGAAAGACACTAAGCCGCCAAAACTCTTCGATGATGCCAGTTTGCTCAAAGCGATGACCGAAGCCGCAAAGTTTGTTAAAGACGCGGCGCTGCGTAAGCAACTGGAAGCCAAAGATAAAAATACTCGTGGGGAAAACGGCTCAATAGGGACAGAAGCTACGCGAAGTGGTCACATCGAAAAATTGCGTAGCTTGAAACATTTGATTCAGGTTGGCAAAGAAAAAGGCTACAAAAACCCTGTATTTAAAACCACCGAAGCAGGACAAGAGTTTTGTGCCCTACTCCCACCTGAAATCATCATGCCCGATATCTCTGCGATTTGGGAAGGAGATTTTGATTTAATAGCAAAACAAGAGTACGACTTAGAGCGCTTTATCGCGGCGGTAGATAAGTACATCGAGCACCGTGTTGAGCATGTCAAAGAGCATGGAGTTCCAATCACAATAAGAGAAGGGATCACTTGCCCAACATGTCAACAAGGCCGATTATTAAAACGTAACGCTAAAAATGGCGCGTTCTGGGCTTGTAATCGTTACCCTGATTGTAAAACCACGTTTCCTAACGATAATGGAAAGCCCAACCTCAACCCCAAGCCTAAACAAAATAACGGCACGATGCGTGAAGATGAAGCCTGTGGTCAATGTGGCAAACCGCTCATCCAACGCCCCACCAAAAAACCTGGTAACTTTTGGTGGGGCTGCTCAGGCTTTCCTAGCTGCAAAGTGCGTTATTTTGACAAAGATGGGCGCCCAGATAGAGACAAAGGTGAGTTGTAA
- a CDS encoding ArdC family protein — translation MTTHQSKTDFYQEVTNQIIEALEQGIKPWSCPWEVSQASGIPSNFSTHSEYQGMNIMLLWMSAQMHRFSSSQWLTFKQAKALGGQVRKGEKGTHIFFYKTVEKTGVNEKGKEVEESYPMLKTYCVFNLDQVEGIERPVTIEAQDNHDIETLDNVEAFIAQTGASISYHGQKAYFRPSTDEIVIPERERFHHTADLYATIMHELTHWTGHWSRLNRESKGRFGSKDYAFEELVAELGAAFLMADFGITGDVQHESYIASWLEVLKNDKRYIFKAAAQASKAHQYLKAFEETLVSKAA, via the coding sequence ATGACTACACACCAATCAAAAACAGACTTTTACCAGGAAGTGACAAACCAAATCATAGAAGCGTTGGAGCAAGGCATTAAGCCATGGTCATGCCCTTGGGAAGTGTCTCAAGCGTCAGGTATTCCAAGCAATTTTTCGACGCATTCAGAGTATCAAGGCATGAATATCATGCTGCTTTGGATGAGCGCTCAAATGCATCGTTTTTCGTCGTCGCAGTGGCTGACTTTCAAGCAAGCGAAAGCACTTGGAGGTCAGGTACGAAAAGGTGAGAAAGGAACGCATATCTTTTTTTACAAAACGGTAGAAAAAACGGGTGTGAATGAAAAAGGCAAGGAAGTGGAAGAAAGCTATCCGATGCTGAAAACGTACTGTGTTTTCAATCTTGACCAAGTGGAAGGGATTGAGCGTCCAGTCACTATCGAGGCTCAGGACAACCATGACATAGAAACGTTGGACAATGTGGAAGCATTTATTGCACAGACCGGCGCGTCGATAAGTTATCACGGTCAGAAAGCGTATTTCAGGCCATCGACGGATGAAATTGTGATACCAGAGCGTGAACGATTCCATCATACAGCGGATTTATACGCCACAATCATGCACGAGCTAACGCACTGGACGGGTCATTGGAGCCGTTTAAATCGCGAGAGTAAAGGTAGGTTTGGGAGTAAGGATTACGCGTTTGAGGAGTTGGTGGCAGAGTTAGGCGCAGCGTTTTTAATGGCGGACTTTGGCATTACTGGTGACGTTCAACACGAATCGTACATTGCGAGTTGGTTGGAGGTATTGAAAAATGACAAGCGTTATATTTTCAAAGCCGCCGCCCAAGCGAGCAAAGCCCATCAATATTTAAAAGCATTTGAGGAGACGTTGGTGTCCAAAGCTGCTTAA